One stretch of Zhihengliuella flava DNA includes these proteins:
- the chvE gene encoding multiple monosaccharide ABC transporter substrate-binding protein, producing MTKKSWINRAAASFAGLTMVGALAACGGGGAGSAPAGDGGEEMSAEDMTVGVAMPTETSERWIADGAAVESQLEEAGFDVELQFANDDIPTQQQQIDQMITKGADILIVASIDGTALSTQLQAAADQDIPIIAYDRLINGTQNVDHYVTFDNYQVGVQQGTSLLRGLGVLDENGEETGEEGPFKVELFAGSPDDNNTAYFWQGAIDTLQPYLDSGVLEVPSGQTEMDQVTTLRWSQETAQKRMEDLLTAHYGGGSEQLDGVLSPYDGISRGIITALQNAGYGRSIEDGLPVTSGQDAEIASVKLINDGVQFATIFKDTRKLATQAVEAAKSFAAGEEPEANDTETYDNGEKVVPSFLLESDIVVAENIESLLIDSGYWTAEEVEAGQAE from the coding sequence ATGACGAAGAAGTCGTGGATTAACCGGGCGGCAGCGTCCTTCGCTGGCCTCACCATGGTCGGCGCCCTCGCGGCGTGTGGTGGCGGCGGCGCCGGCAGTGCGCCGGCCGGCGACGGCGGCGAGGAAATGTCCGCTGAGGACATGACCGTCGGTGTGGCCATGCCGACCGAGACCTCCGAGCGGTGGATCGCCGACGGCGCCGCCGTGGAGTCCCAGCTGGAGGAAGCGGGCTTCGACGTGGAGCTGCAGTTCGCCAACGACGACATTCCCACCCAGCAGCAGCAGATCGACCAGATGATCACCAAGGGCGCCGACATCCTCATCGTCGCGTCCATCGACGGCACGGCGTTGTCGACCCAGCTGCAGGCCGCAGCCGATCAGGACATCCCGATCATCGCCTACGACCGCCTCATCAACGGCACGCAGAACGTGGATCACTACGTCACGTTCGACAACTACCAGGTCGGCGTCCAGCAGGGCACCTCCTTGCTGCGTGGGCTCGGCGTGCTCGACGAGAACGGTGAGGAGACCGGCGAGGAAGGCCCCTTCAAGGTGGAACTGTTCGCTGGGTCGCCGGATGACAACAACACCGCGTACTTCTGGCAGGGCGCCATTGACACCCTGCAGCCGTACCTGGATTCGGGCGTGCTTGAGGTGCCGTCCGGTCAAACCGAGATGGATCAGGTCACCACCTTGCGCTGGTCCCAGGAAACGGCTCAGAAGCGCATGGAGGATCTGCTCACCGCTCACTACGGTGGCGGCTCGGAGCAGCTCGACGGCGTGCTCTCGCCGTATGACGGCATCTCCCGCGGCATCATCACCGCCTTGCAGAACGCCGGCTACGGCCGCAGCATTGAGGATGGGCTGCCGGTGACGTCCGGTCAGGACGCGGAGATCGCCTCGGTGAAGCTGATCAACGACGGCGTCCAGTTCGCCACGATCTTCAAGGACACCCGCAAGCTCGCCACGCAGGCCGTGGAAGCGGCCAAGTCCTTCGCCGCGGGCGAGGAGCCGGAGGCCAACGACACCGAGACGTACGACAACGGCGAGAAGGTCGTCCCCTCCTTCCTGCTCGAGTCGGACATCGTGGTGGCGGAGAACATCGAATCCCTGCTGATCGATTCCGGGTACTGGACCGCCGAAGAGGTTGAAGCCGGCCAGGCCGAGTAA
- the mmsA gene encoding multiple monosaccharide ABC transporter ATP-binding protein, whose product MDSTILQMQDITKTFPGVKALSTVNLSVTRGEIHAICGENGAGKSTLMKVLSGVYPHGSYEGQIIYEGEEMKFSSIKDSEHRGIVIIHQELALVPHLSVAENIFLGNEEQKAGFIEWNHTNTEAAKLMKRVGLNELPVSLVGQLGVGKQQLIEIAKALSKDVKLLILDEPTAALNDSDSEHLLDLLRELRNEGITSIIISHKLGEIEDIADTTTIIRDGQTVETLDMADPASNQDRIIRGMVGRDLSQRYPEREPKIGNVVFEVRNWTVHHPTQTDRVIVDDASLTVRAGEIVGIAGLMGAGRTELAMSVFGHSYGRGISGEVFMDGKKVDTSSVGKAIKAGLAYVSEDRKTFGLNLIEDIRVNTTAAGLDKVSTNGFVNGNEEIRIAEGYRKSMNIKAPTVMAKTGNLSGGNQQKVVLGKWLHTEPELLILDEPTRGIDVGAKFEIYQIINRLADAGKAVLVISSELPELLGICDRMYTLAYGRMTGQLDRAEATQENLMELMTMEKEAV is encoded by the coding sequence ATGGACAGCACGATCCTGCAGATGCAGGACATCACCAAGACCTTCCCCGGCGTCAAAGCCCTCTCCACTGTGAACCTCTCCGTCACCCGCGGCGAGATCCACGCGATTTGCGGAGAGAACGGCGCCGGCAAATCGACCCTCATGAAGGTCCTCTCAGGCGTATACCCGCACGGTTCGTACGAGGGACAGATCATCTACGAGGGCGAGGAGATGAAGTTCTCCTCCATCAAGGACTCCGAACACCGCGGAATCGTCATCATTCACCAGGAGCTCGCGCTGGTGCCCCACCTCTCCGTGGCCGAGAACATTTTCTTGGGCAACGAAGAACAGAAGGCGGGTTTCATCGAGTGGAACCACACCAACACCGAGGCCGCCAAGCTCATGAAGCGGGTGGGCCTCAACGAGCTGCCGGTGTCCCTCGTCGGCCAGCTCGGTGTGGGCAAACAGCAGCTCATTGAAATCGCCAAGGCGCTGAGCAAGGACGTCAAACTGCTCATCCTCGACGAGCCGACGGCCGCGTTGAACGACTCCGACTCTGAGCACCTCCTCGACCTGCTGCGCGAGCTGCGCAACGAGGGGATCACGTCCATCATCATTTCCCACAAGCTCGGGGAGATCGAGGACATTGCCGACACCACGACGATCATTCGGGACGGGCAGACGGTCGAGACGCTCGACATGGCTGACCCGGCCTCCAATCAGGACCGGATCATTCGCGGCATGGTGGGTCGCGACCTCTCCCAACGTTATCCGGAGCGCGAGCCCAAGATCGGCAACGTCGTGTTTGAGGTGCGCAATTGGACCGTGCATCACCCGACCCAGACGGATCGTGTCATCGTCGACGACGCCTCGCTCACCGTCCGGGCTGGCGAAATCGTCGGCATTGCCGGGCTCATGGGCGCTGGCCGGACCGAGCTGGCCATGAGCGTCTTCGGCCACTCGTATGGCCGGGGCATCTCCGGTGAGGTCTTCATGGACGGAAAAAAGGTGGATACCTCCTCCGTCGGCAAGGCCATCAAGGCCGGGTTGGCCTACGTGTCCGAGGATCGTAAGACCTTCGGCCTGAACCTCATCGAGGACATCCGGGTCAATACGACGGCGGCCGGGCTGGACAAGGTCTCCACCAACGGATTCGTCAACGGCAATGAGGAGATCCGCATTGCCGAGGGCTACCGGAAGTCGATGAACATCAAGGCGCCCACCGTGATGGCCAAGACGGGCAACCTGTCGGGCGGCAACCAGCAGAAGGTGGTCCTCGGCAAGTGGCTGCACACGGAGCCGGAGCTGCTGATCCTTGACGAGCCGACGCGCGGAATCGACGTCGGCGCGAAGTTTGAGATCTACCAGATCATCAACCGGCTCGCCGACGCCGGCAAAGCGGTCCTCGTCATTTCCTCGGAGCTACCTGAGCTCCTAGGTATCTGCGACCGCATGTACACACTCGCTTACGGCCGCATGACCGGCCAGCTCGATCGCGCTGAGGCAACTCAGGAGAATCTGATGGAGCTCATGACCATGGAGAAGGAGGCCGTCTGA
- the mmsB gene encoding multiple monosaccharide ABC transporter permease — protein sequence MSVASELKDLFTKNLRTSGIYIAFVLIIALFAVLTDGLLLSPINVTNIVLQYSYVLILALGMIMVIVAGHIDLSVGSLVAFTGAVSAVLVIKQGMPWWVGLLAAVVVGILSGVWHGFWVAIVGIPAFIVTLAGMLLFRGLTYLTLENVSLSPFPREYQQVAGGFLNGLLGGYGYDLFTVIIGVVAVAGFAWSQIRGRMAKVKYGQQVEGLPMLIIKIAVVGVVVMWFFWQLATSRGMPIVLIILGGLIITYHIVTTRTVFGRHIYAIGGNLSAARLSGVNVKKVNFWIFINMGLLAGIAGAVFSSRSNGAQPGAGNMFELDAIAACFIGGASTTGGVGRVTGAIVGGLVMAVMSNGMQLMGVDQSTQQIIKGLVLLLAVAFDIYNKRRAGAVR from the coding sequence ATGAGCGTCGCATCCGAGCTCAAGGACCTCTTCACAAAGAACCTGCGCACCAGCGGTATTTACATCGCTTTTGTGCTGATCATCGCGTTGTTCGCCGTACTGACCGACGGGCTATTGCTCAGCCCGATCAACGTGACCAACATCGTCCTGCAGTATTCCTACGTCCTGATCCTGGCGCTGGGCATGATCATGGTGATTGTCGCCGGCCACATTGATCTCTCGGTGGGCTCCCTCGTGGCGTTCACTGGCGCTGTGTCCGCGGTGTTGGTCATCAAACAGGGCATGCCGTGGTGGGTGGGCCTGTTGGCAGCCGTCGTCGTCGGCATCCTGTCCGGGGTCTGGCATGGGTTCTGGGTGGCGATCGTCGGCATTCCGGCCTTCATTGTGACCCTCGCCGGCATGCTGCTTTTCCGCGGCCTGACGTACCTCACCCTGGAAAACGTGTCCCTCTCGCCGTTTCCCCGCGAGTACCAGCAGGTGGCCGGCGGCTTCCTCAATGGCCTGCTCGGCGGGTATGGGTACGACCTCTTCACGGTGATCATCGGCGTCGTCGCGGTGGCCGGCTTCGCCTGGAGCCAGATCCGCGGCCGGATGGCCAAGGTGAAGTACGGCCAGCAGGTCGAGGGCCTGCCGATGCTCATCATCAAGATCGCCGTCGTCGGCGTCGTCGTCATGTGGTTCTTCTGGCAGCTGGCCACAAGTCGCGGCATGCCGATCGTCTTGATCATCCTCGGCGGCCTGATCATCACCTACCACATCGTCACAACCCGCACGGTGTTCGGCCGCCACATCTATGCCATCGGCGGCAACCTGTCCGCGGCGCGCCTGTCCGGCGTCAACGTCAAGAAGGTCAACTTCTGGATCTTCATCAACATGGGCCTGCTGGCAGGCATCGCTGGGGCTGTGTTCTCCTCGCGCTCGAACGGCGCTCAGCCCGGCGCCGGCAACATGTTTGAGCTGGACGCCATCGCGGCCTGCTTCATCGGTGGCGCCTCGACCACAGGCGGCGTCGGCCGCGTCACCGGCGCGATCGTTGGCGGTTTGGTCATGGCCGTCATGTCCAACGGTATGCAGCTGATGGGCGTGGATCAGTCGACGCAGCAGATCATCAAGGGCCTCGTGCTGCTGCTGGCCGTCGCCTTCGATATCTACAACAAGCGCCGCGCGGGCGCCGTCCGCTAA
- a CDS encoding NAD-dependent epimerase/dehydratase family protein — MQIALTGASGKLGRVVARELRAAGHRVIGLDRVGERSPDFVRVETTDYGQVIDALTAVNDTHDGVDALVHLAAIPAPGVAPDVATFHNNMLTTFNVFWAAQRLGISKIVYASSETVLGLPFDVDPPYIPVDEEYRPRPESVYSLTKVLEERLADELVRWHPELSITALRFSNVKVPEDYAEFPFDADPRERKWNLWGYIDARDGAHAIQCALEAAPPGFDAFIIAAADTVTTRPNAELVAEVFPKAPLRGGISPADLGVHDTLLSIDKARRLLGYDPQHSWRDHR, encoded by the coding sequence ATGCAGATTGCACTGACTGGAGCTTCAGGAAAACTGGGCCGCGTCGTGGCCCGCGAGCTGCGCGCCGCTGGCCACCGCGTCATCGGTTTGGACCGCGTGGGAGAGCGCTCCCCCGACTTCGTCCGCGTCGAAACGACCGACTACGGGCAGGTGATCGACGCACTCACCGCGGTGAACGACACCCACGATGGCGTGGACGCGCTGGTGCACCTGGCGGCGATCCCGGCACCCGGGGTGGCCCCCGACGTCGCGACATTCCATAACAACATGCTCACCACGTTCAACGTCTTCTGGGCCGCCCAGCGGCTGGGCATCTCCAAGATTGTTTACGCCTCCTCGGAGACCGTCTTGGGCCTGCCCTTCGACGTCGACCCGCCCTATATCCCGGTTGACGAGGAGTACAGGCCTCGCCCGGAGTCCGTGTACTCGCTGACCAAGGTCCTCGAGGAGCGCCTCGCCGATGAGCTGGTGCGTTGGCACCCCGAGCTGTCCATCACGGCCCTGCGCTTCTCCAACGTCAAGGTTCCGGAGGACTACGCCGAGTTCCCGTTCGACGCGGACCCGCGCGAGCGTAAGTGGAACCTCTGGGGCTACATCGACGCGCGCGATGGCGCCCACGCCATCCAGTGCGCGCTGGAGGCCGCGCCGCCCGGCTTCGACGCCTTCATCATCGCCGCCGCAGACACGGTGACCACGCGCCCCAACGCCGAGTTGGTGGCGGAGGTCTTCCCGAAGGCCCCGTTGCGTGGCGGCATCAGCCCTGCCGACCTCGGTGTGCATGACACCCTGCTCTCCATCGACAAGGCGCGCCGCCTGCTGGGGTACGACCCCCAGCACTCGTGGCGGGACCACCGGTAG
- a CDS encoding acyltransferase family protein has protein sequence MSASHSVEKPAFRPEIQGLRAFAVLMVVFYHVWLGRVSGGVDVFLLVSAFLLTVSFLYKVESGRPLALVHYWLNRLRGLLPAAIVVLLAVVGATVSLLPRTRWEEVAEQTVSSLFYFQNWQLASDSVDYYAANQAAASPLQHFWSLSIQGQVFVLWPLIIAAAAAIWHLIRQSRPDLGFRPVLAVTFGLVFAASFVYSVYITATRQAWAYFDTGARLWEFALGSLLVLALPYVEKAPVALRVVMGWVGMIAMLSCGLVLTVQGSFPGYVALWPTLAAALIIGAGQTGSRYGVDRLLSSQPLASLGSISYALYLWHWPILVIYLIHSGHDAAGWLSGTAIIAVSLLLAWATTRMVETPFHSWRWPTQRRRRLSIVVAALMAAVLLPLNGWQEKVEAFEEAAAAQSPQDNPGAAALADGYVPSIDPAAATLPLSTTLDQEWASVGGTCDDERRPADEAIRFCRQYGDPATAEKTIVLLGDSHAQHWSTALHPAAEQNNWAWILIHEPACRYGTPGPERTESCNNFLTAAQSYVLEQQPDAVFTVASKTATHPTDELTPGDQERVADGYVEAVTPFTDAGIQVVGLRDTPRYSYSVPECVDVRGGEECSLDQDYVLAPENPLDELQTQVEAGELPSELSFFDMTDQFCVDGRCRAVIGNVITIRDEDHVTRTYAQTLAPVFERRLRDALGW, from the coding sequence ATGAGCGCGTCTCATTCCGTGGAAAAGCCGGCGTTCCGCCCCGAGATCCAAGGCCTGCGGGCCTTCGCCGTGCTGATGGTGGTCTTCTACCACGTGTGGTTGGGGCGGGTCTCCGGCGGCGTCGACGTCTTCCTCCTCGTGTCCGCATTCCTGCTGACGGTCTCCTTCCTCTACAAAGTGGAATCGGGCAGGCCGCTGGCGCTGGTTCACTACTGGTTGAACCGGCTGCGGGGCCTGCTGCCGGCGGCGATTGTGGTGTTGTTGGCCGTGGTCGGAGCCACCGTGTCTCTACTGCCGCGCACGCGCTGGGAGGAAGTGGCCGAACAGACGGTTTCTTCCCTCTTCTACTTCCAGAATTGGCAGCTGGCCTCTGACTCGGTGGACTACTACGCGGCGAATCAGGCGGCCGCGAGCCCCCTGCAGCACTTCTGGTCGCTGTCTATTCAGGGACAAGTCTTTGTTCTGTGGCCGCTGATCATCGCGGCCGCTGCCGCGATCTGGCACCTCATCCGCCAAAGCCGGCCTGACCTCGGCTTCCGGCCGGTCCTGGCGGTCACCTTCGGCCTCGTCTTCGCGGCCTCCTTCGTGTACTCCGTGTACATCACGGCAACCCGCCAAGCGTGGGCGTACTTCGACACGGGCGCGCGGCTGTGGGAGTTCGCCCTCGGTTCGCTGCTGGTCCTGGCGCTGCCGTACGTCGAAAAAGCCCCGGTGGCCCTGCGCGTGGTGATGGGCTGGGTGGGCATGATCGCCATGCTCTCCTGCGGCCTGGTGCTGACCGTGCAGGGTTCCTTTCCCGGGTACGTCGCTTTGTGGCCGACCCTCGCCGCGGCTCTGATCATTGGCGCCGGGCAGACCGGTAGCCGCTACGGCGTGGACCGCCTCCTCTCCTCTCAGCCGCTGGCCTCGCTGGGATCGATTTCCTACGCCCTCTACCTGTGGCACTGGCCGATCCTGGTGATTTATCTCATCCACAGCGGTCACGACGCCGCCGGCTGGCTCTCCGGCACCGCCATCATCGCCGTGTCCCTTCTGCTGGCGTGGGCCACGACGCGCATGGTGGAGACCCCGTTCCACAGCTGGCGCTGGCCCACCCAGCGCCGCCGCCGCCTGTCCATCGTCGTGGCCGCCCTGATGGCCGCCGTGCTGTTGCCGCTGAATGGCTGGCAGGAAAAAGTGGAGGCATTTGAGGAAGCCGCGGCGGCCCAGTCCCCGCAGGACAACCCGGGCGCCGCCGCCCTGGCGGACGGGTATGTCCCGAGCATCGATCCCGCCGCGGCGACCCTGCCCCTGTCGACGACGTTGGATCAGGAGTGGGCCTCGGTCGGGGGCACCTGCGACGACGAGCGCCGGCCCGCCGATGAGGCGATCCGTTTCTGCCGCCAGTACGGGGATCCGGCGACGGCGGAGAAGACGATCGTCTTGCTGGGGGATTCTCACGCCCAGCACTGGAGCACGGCGTTGCATCCGGCAGCCGAGCAGAACAACTGGGCGTGGATCCTGATCCACGAGCCCGCCTGCCGGTACGGCACGCCGGGGCCAGAGCGCACGGAAAGCTGCAATAACTTCCTGACCGCGGCGCAGTCGTACGTCCTTGAGCAGCAGCCCGACGCGGTCTTCACCGTGGCCTCCAAGACCGCCACACATCCCACGGATGAACTGACGCCGGGGGACCAGGAGCGCGTGGCCGACGGCTACGTGGAGGCCGTCACGCCGTTCACTGACGCCGGGATTCAGGTGGTCGGGTTGCGGGATACCCCGCGCTATTCCTACTCCGTGCCGGAGTGTGTGGATGTGCGCGGAGGCGAGGAATGTTCGCTGGATCAGGACTACGTGCTCGCGCCGGAGAACCCGCTCGATGAACTACAGACGCAGGTCGAGGCCGGCGA